One stretch of Callospermophilus lateralis isolate mCalLat2 chromosome 11, mCalLat2.hap1, whole genome shotgun sequence DNA includes these proteins:
- the Pex12 gene encoding peroxisome assembly protein 12 encodes MAEHGAHITTASVADDQPSIFEVVAQDSLMTAVRPALQHVVKVLAESNPAQCGFFWRWFDEIFTLLDFLLQQHYLSKTSASFSENFYGLKRVVMGDSPKLQRLASAGLPKKQLWKSVMFLVLLPYLKVKLEKLVSSLREEDEYSIHPPSSHWKRFYRAFLAAYPFVNMAWEGWFLVQQLQYILGKAQHHSPLLKLAGVRLGRLTIQDIQALEHRPAEFGRMQQPARSVSEKIKSVLKKAVGGVALSLSTGLSVGVFFLQFLDWWYSSENQETIKSLTALPTPPPPVHLDYNSDSPLLPKMKTVCPLCRKTRVNDTVLATSGYVFCYRCVFNYVRSHQACPITGYPTEVQHLIKLYSPEN; translated from the exons ATGGCTGAGCACGGAGCGCACATTACAACTGCTTCTGTGGCTGATGACCAGCCATCCATCTTTGAGGTGGTAGCCCAGGACAGTTTAATGACAGCAGTGAGACCTGCTCTGCAGCATGTGGTCAAG GTTCTTGCAGAATCCAACCCTGCCCAATGTGGCTTCTTTTGGAGGTGGTTTGATGAAATCTTTACTCTGCTAGATTTTCTGCTCCAGCAGCACTATTTGTCTAAAACCAGTGCCTCATTTTCTGAGAACTTTTATGGCTTAAAGCGGGTTGTAATGGGGGACTCTCCCaagttgcagagactggccaGCGCGGGTCTCCCCAAGAAGCAGCTTTGGAAATCAGTTATGTTCCTGGTTCTTCTTCCCTATCTGAAAGTGAAGCTGGAGAAGCTGGTCTCCAGCCTGAGAGAAGAGGATGAATATTCCATTCATCCTCCTTCTTCCCACTGGAAACGATTTTACAGAGCCTTTCTGGCAGCCTATCCATTTGTTAATATGGCCTGGGAAGGTTGGTTTCTTGTACAACAACTTCAATACATCCTAGGAAAAGCTCAGCACCACTCACCCCTGCTGAAGCTGGCTGGAGTTCGGCTAGGTCGACTGACAATTCAGGATATACAAGCTCTGGAGCACAGACCAGCTGAATTTGGCAGGATGCAGCAACCAGCCAGAAG TGTTAGTGAGAAGATAAAGTCAGTTCTGAAGAAAGCTGTGGGGGGTGTTGCCTTATCCCTCTCAACTGGCCTTTCTGTTGGCGTATTCTTCCTGCAGTTCCTTGATTGGTGGTACTCATCTGAAAATCAAGAAACCATCAAATCACTAACTGCACTGCCTACCCCACCACCACCTGTACACCTAGACTACAACTCTGACTCTCCCCTCTTACCCAAAATGAAGACTGTGTGCCCTCTGTGCCGTAAAACCCGGGTGAATGATACTGTTCTTGCCACCTCTGGTTATGTGTTTTGTTATCGCTGTGTGTTTAATTATGTGAGGAGTCACCAAGCTTGTCCCATCACAGGTTATCCAACAGAAGTACAACATCTAATTAAACTGTACTCTCCTGAGAACTAA